The following is a genomic window from Vicia villosa cultivar HV-30 ecotype Madison, WI unplaced genomic scaffold, Vvil1.0 ctg.000585F_1_1, whole genome shotgun sequence.
CTATAGCCTCAAAGAAAGTACTTTTGTAAAGGGTGGGATGGTGCAAGAGTCAATCCATGAGTTACTGTGCCACTAAATTAACATAGAATGTATTTGAGAGCACAACAATGTATGAGATGGTGCAAAAGTCAATCCATGAGTTAATGTGTCACTAAATTAACATAGGATGTGTTTGACAGCACAACAATGTGATTCAAGTGGAGTTGCCACGAATTGGCAAGCTTTATTGACACAAAAAGCTATATCAAGTCGTGTGAGTGTAACATACTACAAGGGCCAATTGTGGATCGATATAGCAGGGGATCTAAAATGAAGCATGTGTCATGTTTGCTCGACTTACAATGGTTGAATATAGGTGTGTGCATACCCTTTGCTTTAAACATGTTAACCTTGGAGAGAAGATCCTTGATATATTTGGTTTATGTTAGAAACATGAACCATTAACTTTATGATAAACACCGGTACCTAATAAGTATTAAGGGATTCCCAGTTTCTATAGTGCAAACTCAGCATGAAGCTTGTCGATGAGATCTTGAATCAATTTGAGCGAtgagtcaattagaagaatgtcatcaacatacactaGATCATATAGGGTGGCATTATGATGGTTGTAAACAAGTAGGGAATGATCACATCTACTAGTGGTGAAGACAAAATGAATTCAGGCTTGATGCAGTTTCTCATACCAGGTTGTCGCGACAAAAAATTGAGATTAagttattgattaacttaactcgcaaagcaagagtcgccaccgaaatTTATTGTTTACTAAGGAAAGGAGAAATATCAATAAAACCCTACAAAAGAACATATCTAGCTACATATGttggttatgcaaagggaaggtgctagcacgccctaacatctgtggtactccacagaaaCCTCTTGAAAATATGTGTTATATTAAAACTAGGTTGTTTGGAAAAAGATTATGGAGATGAGAaaagaattatttttattttttattatgctcggcaagacgttgCATCTTGTGTCTACATACCTCTTTTATACAATAGGAaattcagagcatttgtagtctgattaaaaagaaatacagaggtttgtttgtttgattttaagGTTAGAACATTATGTtgcattcgagtggaaaacacCAATTTCCATCCATAAGTAGGAGGGAGTGTGTATTTGCATCATCTTGATGGAGAATTTTGCTTGGATTTAATCAACAAGATAATTCTCAACATACAAGTGAAAAATATCAACAACTGCAACTTCAACTCTTAGAGACTTTGGGTTTGCATCACTTCAAGAATTAGACTTTGTTCTTCCTTTCTGAAAAGGTTTAAAAAGAAAAGTGCACAAAGGCACAAAAAGAGAGTTTTGATGATGTGTTTTTTAGGTTTTGAAAGTGTTTCAATATGTTTAAGTGTTTTAGCATTTATTGAGAAAAAGATTTAACGatcacttgacaaagtcaaggtttattaAGAAAGGTATTAAGTTTGAAAACAAGAAGATTTTGAATatgggagaagattttgaaaattaaagaagggggagATGAAGAGACTAccctaaagcataaagtaaaagatAGGTAAAGAAATATCTTACCGAACAGGAAGCAAGCATTAGACAATAAGTCAAAATGAACATTCCTTTTCCCTTAGATTTAAGTACCAGAGAAACCCCGACTATAAGCAGATGAAAGTCCAAAGCATTAGATAAATTCAAGGCATCAAATGAACAATCAAAGTCTCAGATGAAGTGCGAGCATCAGATGAATCTCAAAGTATCAAATGAAGCAAGGTGTCTCAGGTGAATTACTCCAAGCATGAGATAATAACCCTGGATATAAGTCCAGTAGTCCAAAATTTCCAAGCATAAGATAGTAGGCAATAGTCCTCAAGAACACATTCGAGCTTTTTAGGTTTTTACCTTTATTGATgtctttaaaagaaaataaaagcccAAGGGGAAAAATAAAAAGAGACATTAagataaattgcaagaaaataaaagggcaGGGAATGTAAATGACATGAAGGATAAATGTTGGAATTgtaaatttcataaaataaagggcgGGAATTAAAATGGTCAGAATTAAAGTGCATTAAAGTAAAGTTAGCACAATAATAATGTTAATATTAATGTTAGAGTTAATAATCGAATTTGAGACAAATTTATTGCTATGTTAAGCAATTATAGAAGTACTTATATACAAGTAGCATCTATGAGGCCGGTCAATAACAATTTGTGTACCATACTTGTTAGAGAAATGATAGAGATAATTCTCCTAAAACAAGTAGCAtaagtcaaaatcaaaacaaaagggAGATCAAGCACAAGGCAAAGAGATCGGTCCATTACTTCAATTAGTTTCTTTATGATACCTTGAGACAAACTTATCATCAATCCAAAGTACCTCAAGTGATCAAATGATCATCGGAAGGTAGATTTGAAATGGTGAGAGTTCATCAAGCATCAATCTAAACATAAATGAACAAGATGAATCCATAATCATTCATTTGATCAATGCAAAAGTAAGAATGAGATGAAGAGAGAGACAACCAAATTGAATCACAATATTGATCTaaattatcatcaagatcaatcacctaTCTTGGTGCATCAATGTGATAAACCTATCATTAACCAAAGTACcaaaaatgatttaaataagggttaaatggctttcaccccctgcaatagtagcgagatttgatttaccccccttttaaaaaaaaattggattaccccccatataatattaaaattgtaagtcttttgccccctaagagggaaaaatatccccctgtaaaatatatttttttgatttaccaccctcgtttttacacgcttaggggggtgcccaaatattacaggggggtaaatcaattttttttaaaaggggggtaaatCAAATCTCACTACTATTGTAGGGGGTGAAAACCATTTAACCCTTTAAATAATCATTTAATGATAGgtttgaattgatgaagattCATGCAAACAAAGTATCAACCAAAGTCCATTGATATTGATGAAGCTTTTGATCAAATAAGCCATTATccaagtcaacaaaagtcaaacaaTATTTAAATGACAAAAGGTAATAAgataaaacattaaataaattttttaaaggtttttttaatgatttaaaagggaaaattaaaaacaaatatgaaaTGATCAAAAAAATGATCAAGAAAATTATAGGAAGTCAGAAAACCCTAAGTATCATTATCCAAAAAGTTAGACTAAAAAAGGTTTCAAAATTgatgaaaaaatttaataaaaaaagtaattaaaatgaaattaaagagagaattcaaaacaaatatcaaatGACCAAGAAAATTATAGAAAGTCATAAAACCCTAAGTATCATTGTCTAAAAAGCTGGactaaaaaaggttttaaattgatgaaaattaaattgtttgaaatcaattaaaaagaaaataaagaggaaataataaaaaatatgaaaaattattttaaaaagttgaGAAAATCACGTAAGGTAGAAAGTATTTTAAGGAAATTATAGAAAAAATTGGAGTTAAAAATATTAAGGGagttgttttaaattaatttttgaaataaaagaaaataaaaggatattaaaagaaaagaaaataaaaaatgcaacGGATAGGAAGATGTGGTGCAACCTGATTggtcaggaaattcaaatttcccACCCTTGCACATGCAgaccttcatcttcaacctctgatCATATGATTTTGCAGGTCATGTATTCAGAGCTTTTAAGTTATTAAACCACACGGTTTAGCCTCGTCTCATGTCATCAACCATGTCTCTCGTCATCAGAGCAATTTATTTACTCTGAGATGAGAGAATTTGCAGAAATACGAAGAATCCTAGCTAACTTCaaagtaaaattaaatgatgaatatgatgaataAATTGTAGTTAGATTACGCATTTTGATAAGTGGAACAAGACGAAGAGTGTGGTAAATTTTTGTGTTGTTGAAGGGTTGCCAAACTTAGAAGAAAAGACCTTTAAGGATACATTCAAAATGAAAAGGAGTCAAAAGTGGTTGGAGGCGATTATTATGAAAGGCATTCACCGATGAAAAAACATGTTTGTGAAACTACCTAAGCAGGAAATGATACTTGGATGAAATTGGATACAACTTCCTAGATCAAGAATCAAACATTGTTTGTACTTAATCAAGTTCTTTGAATACTGATTCAAACTTTAGAAAAAGTAACAAGGTGGTTGATGATTAAATTTGCATCAACTTTGGTTTTTAATTAAGGTGGAGAATTGTGGAAGTATACCTTAAAATATTAAGTGATACATAGAAGGTTTTTGTTTTTAGCATTATTAGAGAGGGGGAAGAGGTGACAGCAAGCAACGGTGTGACTGGATGCCAATGACTCAACCAACTTAAGGGTAAGCTCGGGGTGGAACTTAGGCGTCATGAGGGTCAGCTCAGAGTCTAATCAATCACGAATAAACTTAGCTCGACTACTCGAGGGTTGATTCACAATATTGTACAGGTTAGGCACAAAAATATGGCTCAATTGGATTTCAAGCCTTTATAAACATGGTTCTTTGTCACTTCTGCCAGTATGAATATATGAGGGGAGATATGTAATCCTAATGAGAGAAACTGAGAGATACGGAAGTAAAGATTCCTAGGATTCACTATTCTTGAATTGACATACCTTTGAGATATCTAAGAGAATTGGGAAATACTTATAAACACCTTGAGTTTATGTGATTCATATATTGATAGTTGGAGAAATTATGAAACACTTGGGTAAATAGGGTTTGTTCTTGTGAGCTTAGAAGAAAATTTTCTTGTAATGATCATCtcctaatctcttgtaacaaactTTTGAATTATAATGAATCAAAGATGTGTTCTCTCCCCCTAAGTAGATCGGTTTGAATTGAATAAATACATTTTGTTTGTACCTGTCTTTTTATCTTATTCTTGCTCATGTGGATTTGCTTACACTATTTCCAGTTTATCTTGAGGTCATTTAGTTTGATTTTCATTGTTCTTTGTCCACACATCAACAACTTTGTtatgtttgaatttgaattattttatttttcacaacACCGCTAATTGTAGGCGATATTGATCCAGGTTTAACAAAGGATCTACTCATAGAAgcataaaatgaaaattaaaaaaagtattgACGAGTTTCATTCAGAAAATCTTATTTACCAATATCCATTAATATTTCTTTATGGTGAAGATAGTATTAAATGTGGTCGATTACACATAGAAAGACCAAATGTTAAAATTACAAAGAGGAATCGTCTTATCATGGATTGACTATCTTTTAGAATATAAGTCGGAAGGCTAAATGGTCAAACTTTATTGTGTCGAAGTATACCTTTCTCTCAAATTTTGATTGATGGTTTTACAATGAAGAAGTCGAAATGATTTTCATGGATAACAAATAACTAATCAACATTAATAGTGGGAAAATATAATTAGTTGAATGAGCAGACCAACAATGGACCAAAGAGTGGAAGGTGTGTTTTGTTGCCTTCGTCTTTTGTTGGCAGTAAGAGATACACGAGTCAATTATATTTTGAGAATGGGGATTTTGGTTGATGTTGGTTTTTTCGATTTGTTTATGATCTTTTACCTGCAATCCACATTGGCTAGAAATACAAAGTTTACTTGCCATAAATTCCATGATTTCCGAGATATCATCTCAAgagttttcaaaatcaaatttgacAAGTTGTTAAAGGACTTAACTAATAAACAAGTTCTAGACAAAAGTATAACATATAAGTCACGTTGTTAAAGGACTTAACTAATAAACAAGTTCTAGACAAAGGTATAACATATAAGTCACATATTAGTcaataaatttcaaattacatCATTCTTAacacaataattttttatatcttTTATATTATTGTGCTAAGCTTTAAATACAACTTTTTTCAGATTTGTACACAATTAAACTTCAAAAGAGGGGTTTAGCACATGCTTACATACTTATTTCCATTCATCCTTCAAGAAAATATTCATCACATGATAATATCAACCCGAATCATTTCAATTAAGATACTTAATCCAAATAATCAAAAGATTTAAATCAGCTAGTAAAAGATCATATGATGTATAAACCATGTGAAATTAGTTATAAATCCTCATCTTACATGAAGAAAGACAAATGttcaaagtattttttttaaaaaaaatcaagagaAGCCAATTTTTTCATAAAGATGGTTACTATATTTATAAAAGGAGGCCAACTCAACACACTTTTACAACGAATGGAGTCACTATGGATAATTGTCATTAGGGTGGATAAATTTTATCCGCACGATTCAAACCGACCGATTCGTTGGTTATTTTGTGTAATCGGATCGAGTCGAATTGGATGTCGGGTTGATTTAGTTGTTTAACTTGGGTATTATAGGGTTATTTCGGTCGGACTCGGATGATTATTTTAAATCCGTCAAAAACCAAATCCGACCgaatatttagtttatttatcTTTATTACTATAAAACTAAcatattacaaaaataaaagtcGCAATATTGTctgatttttatcattttatagtTTAACGATATCGTTGTGTTATTTAACTTGTAGTTTAAAGTGTGATAATGACCAAAATAAtttcaataatattaaaaatgttatcatataataataaccaataataaaaaattgttattctttaattttattctaaaattttgtttatttttttacgattaaaaaatgaatatgggaaattttataaagaaatagtCATTTTAATGAGTTTATTCTAATAAATATTAAACCGATAAAATCAACCCGACTTACCCGCTTAATCGATTTAACCCAAACCGACAATAACTGAATTTTTTCGGTCGAAATTGGATCATTAAAATGAAACTGTGATTTACGtcgaatttaaattttaaacccGATGCCGATTCAAACCGACCGATTGTACACCCCTAATTGTCATGTTGTCCCTTATAACCGATTTATATTGCTAAAATATCAAGGAGATATCAATATAGAGCTGTGTAACCTTCTTACTTCAATTTAATACCTTTGAGGGCTATGATCGGGTTACAATGACAATTACACAATCAAGAAAGGTCAATTATATAATGAAGAAATTGATGAAGTTAAATAATACCTTGTTTGTAGGTATATAATTTTACAAGTGAATCATGCTTGtgaattttctcttttcttattCATGGAATCAGACTAGTTGTTGAAAGATTAAATTTTCGAATGAAAGAGAAATATTCTAATTACTACAATGACAAAGAATTAAGAAAGGTCTCTCCATAAACCAAGTTTTATTGAGTCAATGTTTACAATTtagtttaattcaaataaaaaacatcCACACGCTAAAACATTGACATATATTCCATTTGTTTCTAAATTTGTTTGTgtgaaaaaaacaaaacaatgaaAACCAATGAAAAGAGGCTACACAATTGgttgtttaaaaattaaaatggctCCCTCCAACAACCCTCTACTTGttaaaattctaataaaatacTATTTCTCTTTTTCATTCAACAAATTgtctttattataaaaaattaaaaatcttgCTAAACTATTAAGTACCAAAATATAAATTTGACAAAACTCAAATTTTAACCTATAAAAACAACGAATTTAAAAACATATTGAAGAGTTTTTTAAGGAAACATTTGAGAATATGTTGGTGGCATTTctcaattcattaaaaataagATCAACGTTTTTTCAATTTTCAACCGATCCATTTTTTGGCAAACACATCCATTGTATgactaaattttataatttaacaatatttcaaaaaatttaagtacaAAATTACTTTGAATCAAATTTGATTTCCCATAAAACTTAATTTGGCTAGAAATTGTATTTAGCTTCTAGGTTAAAAGTTAATAGAAAATTGAAATCAAACTTGGCTTGCAGTAAAATATCAAAACATAAATTATTTCATTCCAATTACAATGACCAGACAATGATTTCGACACCCATATAAAAGTCCAAACAAGAAAGGTTgagcatatattttttttataaaatgttgaaaattgacaCATCCCTTTACATGTTTGATAGAGTTTGAAAAGGAACCATAGTTCATGACAGAAAATTGGATCCCTCTTTTGAAATACTTTTTTCCAACTATTAGTTACAACTTGAATTCACACAAAATAAAAAGGTTAAGTAAATTTGCATCCTCAGCCTCCATTTTCATATTTAGTTAATGCTTGAGAGAACCTATAATGCTCCATGATTAATACTGTAATAATTTACATTTGAATATGGTTGCCAAAAAGAGATCCAATATGACAAAACATCAAAAGCATTAACTAGCCAAGGTAGAACTTTGATCGGAGGCTATCCAGAATCTCTGCATACTCCGTCGGAGTTGCTTCACCACAGAACACTTCATTCCAGATCTTGCGCAAGTCtacataaaatataaataatttgacTCATTCATATTAACGATTCAGCTAGCATTGAATATTAGAGGCaaataacaacataaaaaaacCATTCATGCAACGTTGAACATTAGTGccaaataacaacataaaaaGAACAAGATTGTAATAGAGTTTTCATGAAACCTATTAAACTCTAGAGATTTCAAAAAGTTTGGCAATAATAGAAACGAGATTTCTACccctaataaaaaaaacatacataCCATCCTTATCTGCTGATGGAAGGCACATTACGATCACATCAAATCTCGGTACCTTGGTTAAATTGTTCATATAACTGACAACTAGATCCATGTCTTCACTGCCAAAAGAGCAAATTTGTTGTCCTGATTAAAGGTCAAGCAGAAGTCTAAATAACAAAATAGTTTTCTCTGAAAAATACTTACGCGAAAAAAGATGCAGCACACTTGATGATCTCAACAAGCAGGGTAGAAGATAAGgcatttttgaatattttcggTAATTCTTGGGGAGACAATGCCTAACgcataaaaagaaatagaaaagcaGATCATTTAACAACAGGAATTCAATATATATGAGAATCATAAATGCACAACAAATTTGAATACCTTTAATAGACAAGCCTGCAAAGCACGATCACCTAAAAACCCTCTCCAAGAGACTTCAAACTGATAAGCTGTAGTTGGCGGTGTTATATTTTTTGCAGCTTCAGCCATGGCTAGAGAAGCAGCCCGAGAAGCAAGCTGCTCAACAGATGCTTTAATTTCCGGCTTTCTAGTTTTGTGATTTCTCTGTTAAAAATTTGAGACGAAAAAATGTGAAGCAGGACAATGAACGAAGGTTGGAAAAATTATTAGCATCAAAACCGAAAAACTAATATCCTAAAATCACAACAATACAATGATACTGGCAAACAATTTAGGGGTAAATTAAAAAACCCTTAATATTAAGTGGATACATTAAAACTTAAATAAGAACTTGTGAATAACATAAATGTTGCTTCTAAACAGAACCACAATATGCACTAGATCTACACTACTAAACTAGAAGGGAGAAGGATTTGAAGATAAAGTTTAACCTGGTCCAAGCTGTTGGTTGCGCCACGGCCTTCCCTAGAACCATTGCCTACTTGTCCTTGAGTCTTGCTTCCAGATTTTGTAGCCTTAGTACTGATCTCCTCCATTAAGAGTGATTCTTTAGCAGGAATTTTCCCCTCACTACCCTGTAAACATAATCAAATTTTATGATGGACACTATATACGAGGAACACCAAACAAAGTATATCTATCTGATCCACAGAGATATCAGTATATCTAAAAATGTTTTGGTAAAGACTGAAGTTATTTGTATTTTGTACCTTGGTTTGATGATGAGCTTCAGCTAGACCTGACTTTTGAGTACCATGTGAAACAGAGTGGATGCTGCTGCTTCCATTAACTTTTGCCTCAGACTTTCCCATTTTTTGCATAGTGTTTTTTAGTGCTTTAGATGTTTTATGTAGAATTTCCTGGACAAAAGGCAATTTAACAGTTTAATTCTTGCACCAAAGAAGTGAGGAAAAACATGGACATGAAACAAGAACAGTTAACTGCACACTATAGAATTCTAGCGCGTCGTCGTGAAGCCTGGTCATAAAGTGGCATCATGTCATGTTTTTGTGCAGCAGCCTTTGCCGTCTGAAATGAGGACATGAGACAGATATTTCACAGCTACTGCAGCCAACACACTATCAAATCCCCATTAATTTCCCTTTTTTTTACCACCGTTCCATTTTTTAAAGTGATTTTAAGACTGCATAAGTTTTACCCAACAGAATGTAGATCAGGTTAAAAACCAACCATTTTTACAAGGTTTCTGCTCTGATTCTTCGCATCACTGATGCATTTTCTCGCAAACACTTCCTTATCCAGCAGCAAATATGTTTTTGTTTGACTTATTGTTATTGGCAGTTATGATTTTATTATCTGTCAGTTGTGTTGTTTATTTTTAGGAGTAAATAGAGAAAGATAGTGAAAATACTTATGGGATAGATATTTTTATTATCTACAACTAAATCATATTTTAGTACCAGTTTCTAACAATTTTCTAGCAACCCCAAAACTTATTCTGTCAGCCCCTTAAACTCTACAGAGTTTGCTCATTCAAGAATTTGGTCATATTTCAGGAAGTAGATATACAGATGCCTGAAATAGATCCGACCAACCCTTTCCTGACCCTGCCATGGCAAAATCTTTGTAACACAGGTATCCctaaggctttgtttgcgagtttggaggggaaaggaggggagggctttggaaaataaGAAGAATGGGGTGAAAAGAGTAAAAAGaatttgggtaggagggttttggagggtttggttTTCTTCATAATactaaaaaccccataaaatggggaactcaaaaattatattgaatgagggttttggagggcttacataaattttccaaatatcttttaggttgttatagtattctgaaaattaaaaatttagtaatgataatgactcttttatcattctaaacaaaatcattttttcaaaaattgtcaaatattttcctatatttttttaaattttcgttttcggaagccttcccctcccctcccctccaaactcgcaaacaaagcctaaaAGTTTACTCCATAAGGCCTGAACATATGCTGACAAACAGGTGGTTTCAAAATTGACCATTTTCTTCAAAGCTTTCTTTATATTATGGAAAACACTTCTAACTAATATCCATCACTCTTTTTCAAATTGAAAAAACTTATACATTAGATTCATCTTCTTATAATGTTATCGTTTGCAGTATCTTATTCCTCACATTCCATCTCTAAAGGCTTGCTAAAGTTGTAATTCTTTATTCCACCCTGGCTACTAAATCTAAGGCCCTTTAGCTCAGAATCTTATTGAAGGCATCAACTAATTTGATTTTGTATTACAAATCAATACGTTCATTTGCATACTCAAGTGAGGGATGAAACTAGAATTTAAAATTTCCATGCAACTCTAACCCTTACTTCATTATTCATGGCTTGTCCAgctattaaaaatagaaaataataaggATTAAAATCGCGACTTTTTGTAGTAGTCTTGTAATAATACTGGAACAACTTGTGTGCTTACTTTCTCGTAAAGCGATTTGGCATCAGCATACTGTTTCTTGACTTCATGATTGTTAGGTTCCAACCTCATGGCAAACTCAGCATCTGTAATTAAAGCAAGTCAGATAGTCAACTGATACAAATATCAGAATATGTTTGAGACAACAGACACATATTGCTTGCATGTTAAGTTAACACACCCTCCATGGATTCTTTATTTTTCCCAAGTTCTTTTCTAGCCGTTGCTCGCCGCGAGTATGCTT
Proteins encoded in this region:
- the LOC131629595 gene encoding uncharacterized protein LOC131629595 isoform X4 — encoded protein: MLSGGSVGVENGSRGGTNSFDLSRNSSAQYDFSRNNDLLSRVSSSFASEDVPDAASEKDLGNEFFKQKKFKEAIDCYSRSIAFSPTAVAHANRAMAHIKLRRFQEAEDDCTEALNLDDRYIKAYSRRATARKELGKNKESMEDAEFAMRLEPNNHEVKKQYADAKSLYEKEILHKTSKALKNTMQKMGKSEAKVNGSSSIHSVSHGTQKSGLAEAHHQTKGSEGKIPAKESLLMEEISTKATKSGSKTQGQVGNGSREGRGATNSLDQRNHKTRKPEIKASVEQLASRAASLAMAEAAKNITPPTTAYQFEVSWRGFLGDRALQACLLKALSPQELPKIFKNALSSTLLVEIIKCAASFFAEDMDLVVSYMNNLTKVPRFDVIVMCLPSADKDDLRKIWNEVFCGEATPTEYAEILDSLRSKFYLG
- the LOC131629595 gene encoding uncharacterized protein LOC131629595 isoform X1, translated to MDFQGFLNDLQDWELSTKDNKAAKAKSQKENKFTKGSSSQSGGSVGVENGSRGGTNSFDLSRNSSAQYDFSRNNDLLSRVSSSFASEDVPDAASEKDLGNEFFKQKKFKEAIDCYSRSIAFSPTAVAHANRAMAHIKLRRFQEAEDDCTEALNLDDRYIKAYSRRATARKELGKNKESMEDAEFAMRLEPNNHEVKKQYADAKSLYEKEILHKTSKALKNTMQKMGKSEAKVNGSSSIHSVSHGTQKSGLAEAHHQTKGSEGKIPAKESLLMEEISTKATKSGSKTQGQVGNGSREGRGATNSLDQRNHKTRKPEIKASVEQLASRAASLAMAEAAKNITPPTTAYQFEVSWRGFLGDRALQACLLKALSPQELPKIFKNALSSTLLVEIIKCAASFFAEDMDLVVSYMNNLTKVPRFDVIVMCLPSADKDDLRKIWNEVFCGEATPTEYAEILDSLRSKFYLG
- the LOC131629595 gene encoding uncharacterized protein LOC131629595 isoform X3, with product MLKFTKGSSSQSGGSVGVENGSRGGTNSFDLSRNSSAQYDFSRNNDLLSRVSSSFASEDVPDAASEKDLGNEFFKQKKFKEAIDCYSRSIAFSPTAVAHANRAMAHIKLRRFQEAEDDCTEALNLDDRYIKAYSRRATARKELGKNKESMEDAEFAMRLEPNNHEVKKQYADAKSLYEKEILHKTSKALKNTMQKMGKSEAKVNGSSSIHSVSHGTQKSGLAEAHHQTKGSEGKIPAKESLLMEEISTKATKSGSKTQGQVGNGSREGRGATNSLDQRNHKTRKPEIKASVEQLASRAASLAMAEAAKNITPPTTAYQFEVSWRGFLGDRALQACLLKALSPQELPKIFKNALSSTLLVEIIKCAASFFAEDMDLVVSYMNNLTKVPRFDVIVMCLPSADKDDLRKIWNEVFCGEATPTEYAEILDSLRSKFYLG
- the LOC131629595 gene encoding uncharacterized protein LOC131629595 isoform X2 encodes the protein MDFQGFLNDLQDWELSTKDNKAAKAKSQKENSGGSVGVENGSRGGTNSFDLSRNSSAQYDFSRNNDLLSRVSSSFASEDVPDAASEKDLGNEFFKQKKFKEAIDCYSRSIAFSPTAVAHANRAMAHIKLRRFQEAEDDCTEALNLDDRYIKAYSRRATARKELGKNKESMEDAEFAMRLEPNNHEVKKQYADAKSLYEKEILHKTSKALKNTMQKMGKSEAKVNGSSSIHSVSHGTQKSGLAEAHHQTKGSEGKIPAKESLLMEEISTKATKSGSKTQGQVGNGSREGRGATNSLDQRNHKTRKPEIKASVEQLASRAASLAMAEAAKNITPPTTAYQFEVSWRGFLGDRALQACLLKALSPQELPKIFKNALSSTLLVEIIKCAASFFAEDMDLVVSYMNNLTKVPRFDVIVMCLPSADKDDLRKIWNEVFCGEATPTEYAEILDSLRSKFYLG